The Photobacterium sp. TY1-4 DNA window TTTGGCTTCACTCTGCTCGACCAGAACTGTTGTTGCCAGTCCTTTGCCGCAACCGACTTCAAGAATTGTTCTCGGTGCTTTGGGTACCAGCGACAGTGCTTTTCGGGTATCTTCCTCACTGCCAGGTCCCCATCGTTCCAAGGTTTCGAAAACTTTCATAAAGTCGGCCATATATAAATCGTGTTCGTTCATGTCTTTTGATAACCATCTCAGTCGCAAAGCTTCTTTCTCACTAAAGCCTTGTTTGATTAACCAGTCCAGATGCGCATCCGGCGCTACAGTCTCGAGACTTTGATGCCAGGCTTTCAGATCGCCCTCTCCAAGCATGGCTGTAAGAAGCAGTCGTGACTGTTGCTTTCGCGCTATCTCTTCATCAAGCGCCTTCAGGCGGTTTCGTAACAGTTGCTTATCCACTTTCGCCTCAAGGCATACCTTGCACTCTTGTAGGGTTAAGCCGCCGGCCTGCAAGCGCTGAATCAAACGGACACGTTGCAGATCGTTATCACTGTATACCCGGTAGCCATTTTCCAATCGATGACCTGAGATAAGTCCTTGCTTTTCGTAGTAAAGTATTGCCGTTCGTGATAGCCCTACTTTCGCCGCAAGTTCAGAGATCTGATACACAGTGATAAGCCCTTTGTCCGTTGATGGTTTGAGAGGATGAACTATAAAGCTATAGACAGGTCAATGAATATTTTCTAATTGTCCCTGATAAATGATGGTTACCCGGCGATTGGTTTGCCTGTATTGCTTGTGCAATCGGTCACTGGCTTGCTGCTGGCGATGATCACGGGTCGGGCGAAAGGAAACCGGCAGCCGAAGCTGGAAAGCCATCGCAAAGCTGCGCTGGTATTTGTGGCCAGTTGCGGGCTTGTGCTGGCGTCGGTTGTATTACTGATGATTTGATGTTTGAGAGAAATCGTGGTCGAGAAAAATAAAGAGGTTCAGCTTCCCCTGCAGGCAAGTTTAGGGTGGCTCGTGGCTGTATTGGGGGGCCAAATGGCCGATTCCCTGGATCAGCGACTGAAAGCACTGGAGTTGAATATGGGGCTCTGGCCCACTCTGTTTGTGTTGTGGTGACTCAGTCGGAGCTGGCAGCACGTTGCCAGACGGCGAACTACACCACCACCCGGGTACTCGATACGCTGGAAAAACTGGCGCTGGTGGAGCGGCGAAAGCATCCGACCAGCCGACGGGCCTATCAGATTTTTCTTACCGAGCAAGGACGCGCGCTGGAAGCGGAAGCCACGGCGTTAGCCAAAGCCTGCAACCACGAATTTCTGTCCGCACTGTCGGAAGCTGAGCGCGATCTTTTGAAGTGACCTGCATGATTTGCTGATCCGGTTTAACTTTCCGGCTTTTCGGCCGATAAACAATACTGTCTGCGTATAAGAAATGGGATAAACCCCACACTGAGTGGGTTGTTGCATATTTGTAACGGCTTTATGATGAGCTTTCCATCAGTTATCGGACCAGTCGTCTGACCAACTTTCTCGTAACAGATGCCGACCTGATTCCGGCTGTTTGCGTTCCCCACAATGTTTTGTGTGACTGGGAATGGCTGAAATCAAGAAAAGAACACAACGCGTCTCAGCGTGGCTATAAGGTTATTCACAGTGAAAAAAATTATCTTACTTGTTGTCAGTGCGATGTTTGCGATAGCCGCAATCGCCAGTATTACTTCGACCTCCTATATCTCCCACCATGAAATCGACAGCATCATCCTCAAGCGCTCTCAGGCTCAGGCCGAATTGCTGGCTAAACATGTGGAGTATGTACTGGAGACATCCGCACAACCTCAAGCTGATCTTCAGGCGCTGGTTCAATCGCTGAAACAGCGGGGAGACATCAGTTATGCGGTGGTGATTGATAAAAATATTCAGGCAATTGCCCACAGTGATACGCAGAAGCTGAATAAAGTGTATGACGACAGCTATACCGTTGCCGGTGCCGGGAGTGGGAAAGCGCAGCACCTGAAATGGTATGCCGATGTCCAGCAGGTGTGGGTGTATGACATTATGACCCCGGTGTATGTCAACGGTGCGCTGTATGGCTCCTTTGATGTCGGGATCCCGATTACCGAAGTGAGTGATGCCGCGGAAGAGATCGTCGTAGCGCAGTTGTCGGCGATTGTCGCAATTTTCCTGTTGTGTGCCGCGGTACTGGTATGGGTACTGGGCCGGTTGTTTAAACCTTTGGTCGGCTTGCAGCATGCCCTGGTTGATATTTCCCGCGGGGACGGCGATTTGACCGTCAGGCTGCCGGTGGACGGGAAAGATGAGATTGCCCAGATCTCCGAGTCGTTCAACATCTTTGTCGCCAAGATTGACGGGATTGTCAGCCAGGTGGTGAAAACCGGTCAGGATCTCGGTCATTCGGCGGCCGAGCTGCGTCATCAGTCGGTACAGGCATTGTCGCGCGGACAAGATCAAAGCGAGCAAACCCTGCTGGTGGTGACCTCGATGAATGAAATGATCGCCACCATTAACGAAATTTCCCAGAATGCGGCGGGCGCGGCGGAATCAGCTGGCCATGCCAATGACGAGACTCAGGCCGGTCGCACAACCTTGCAGGGCGCGACGCATACCATGACGGATCTGGCGGGAGAAATGGACCAGATGTCCGGCGTGGTGACCAATCTGGCTCAACGGACCCAGTCGATTGGCTCGATTCTGGAAGTGATCCGCGGGATTTCTGATCAGACCAACCTGCTGGCGCTGAATGCGGCCATTGAAGCGGCGCGGGCCGGAGAAGCCGGTCGTGGTTTCTCGGTAGTTGCCGATGAAGTGCGGAACCTGGCGACCAAAACAGCATCGTCGACCGATGAGATCCAAACCATGATCGATCAGCTGCAGCTGGAAGCCGGAAAAGCGGTGAATGCGATGGATAGCAGTAAGGCGCTGACCGCGGCCGGAACCGAGGCGACCGAGCAGGCGTTCGCAGCTTTGGAAGCGATTACAGCACAGGTTCGGATGATTCTGGATATGAACACTCAGGTGGCGACGGCAACCGAGGAGCAGTCCAGCGTGGCGAATGAAATCAACCAGAATATGGATACCGTCAACAATTCGGTCAAAGCCGGATTGGACGCCAGCCATAAACTGGAGCAAACGTCGCAGCACCTGGACGATTTAGCCAGGGCTCTGGATCGCCATGTGGGTTCTTTTAAAGTCTCACACTGAGGATTGTCCTGTAGCGGTGTGAGAGATGAATGTGAAAGCCCCTGACTTGAGTCAGGGGCTTTTTCTTTGAATATCAATAAACTTATCAACAATTTATTTGTGGGGCAGGCATCGCATTCTGGTTGACGAGCTGACATCAAATGCACTTGATTGCTGCTAATCTTGTCGCATCTGGTTCGGACCATGGAGCAAATGATGAAAAAGTTAGGACTTACTTTCGGCGTGTTGGTGTTGAGCGGCTGTACCCAAATGACGGCACAGCAAGAATCTCAATCTGCCGCCGAAGCAACATCGACATCTACTACACCAACAACGACAGCAATATCAGGAACAACTGTAGCAGTTGCAGCGGCACAGGCATGTCAGGGAGAGATGTCATTACCCCAGGGGATCGCGGCCCATTTTGAAGCGGCCGATGATCCTGCGCTGCTCAGCAGCGCTTTGGGGGAGCCGGAGCAGGGCAAGCTCTGTCAGGGGCAGGTGTATCAGAGTAAGCCAGATGCCAAGGTGGTGCTCTTTCGGGCCTGGAACAGCACCAACCCGAACAGCCAGTTTGGCCAGTGGTGGGCGTTCCATCAACCGTCCGGAAAGATCGCGGCCTATCGTTCGGATTATGAAATCTGCTACCAGTGGTCGCCGCTGGATAAACTCGTGAGCTGTACGCTGAAACCCGGCACGAAAGTCGTGGTCGGGAACGGGCAAAGTGCCAAATGCTCGGCGTACCTGACTTATCCTACGTCCGAGAAGCAGCAGGTTTATCTGGTCGATGCGGCTAATGCGGTGATGGATTGTTCGGTCTATGACGGCGTGATGAGCTGGCAGTAAATGGTAACGACGCCCTTCCGCTCATGCCGGCTCAATGAAACATGAGGGAAGGGCAGCCCGATTGCGTTAGGCCCCGTCTTTTTGGCGACTGAGTCCGTGCCAGTATATCGGCCAGTTGCCTTCTTCACCGTAATTATTGATGACCGAGGCGATCACAACCAAGGTCACACTGCCGATCAGAACCGGCGTGATCAGATAATCAAATCCAATGACCCCTTGGCCGGCCAAAATGATAGCAACCGGGTTGGCGCCCGCCGGTGGGTGGACCGCACGGAAAAATTGCATCAGCATAATGGCGACCCCGACGGCCAGAGACATCACGATGATTGAGTCGCCGAACCCGTACAGGAACACCAGCCCGACCGCCGAGGTGAGCATATGACCCACAATGACATTGCGTGGCTGGGCCAGGGGAGAAGCCGGTGCGGCAAACAGGATCACGCATGTTGCGCCGAACGGGGCCATCAGCCAGGGCATGCCGGTTGACTGGCCGAGGTAGCTGAGGGTCAGGATCCCCAGAAATCCGCCGACAAGTCCTTTCATCATGTGAATCATTTTAGGTTTTGGGGGCAGCGCGCCGCCGCCTTTTAGCTTCTGCATTGTCGTATCTCCATATGATTAACAGGCGACTGCTTGGCCTGTGTGCGAAAGTTGTGTACAGGTCTGTACACTTCTGGGGTTTAATAATACAGATCTGTACACATTGTGACAACACCTAATTTATGAAAGCATGCGGATAAGAAGGAGTGGGTATGAGCAAGAAAACGCATATTCTGGATGTTGCCGAGCAACTGTTTAATGAATTGGGCTACACGGCGGTTGGGGTCGATTTGATCCGGGACCGGGCTGAGGTCTCGAAAACCTCGATGTACCGGCATTTTGGTTCCAAACATAAATTGATTGAAGCCGTATTGATGCGTCGGCATCAGCGTTTTGAGGAAGCACTGAAGGGGCAAGTGGCTGCTGCGAATGACAGCTTGGGTCGGCTGGATGCCATTCTTGACTGGCATTTCGACTGGTTTAAAGCCTCTCATTTTAAAGGCTGTATGTTCATGCATGCGCTGGCGGAATTTAAAGGCCATGATCAGACGTTGGCGGACCAGGCGCTGTCGCATAAAGCCTGGTTGAAATCCTTGGTTCTGACGGTATTCGAAGCGGGCGAAACGGAGACAGCGGTGAGAGCCGAGTCTTTGATGACATTCTTGGAAGGCATGATTGTCAGGGCTGAGTTTGGCGATATCTCCGGGCAGGAAATCGTTTATCGCCAGGGAGCCCGGGCACTGGCTTTTGGGGACCTCTGAGAGGAGCTCGCCCGACCATCATGTGTGCAGAAAATATCGCCTATGGATTATCGTCTGCCGGGAATTTTGTGAATCTATTGTTGAATAACTCAGGGAGAGAAAACAATGCAATCACCAGTAACGCAAGGCGTCCACCATGTGGGCTTGACCGTCTCCAGACTTGAGGAGAGCGCGCAATTTTTTACATCCCTGCTGGGATGGAAGGAAGTAAAACGACGGGAGGATTACCCGGCCATTTTCGTCAGTGACGGGGCGATCATGTTGACCCTTTGGGCGGCGAAAACGGAGACTCCGGTCCGCTTTGACCGCAAAGAGAATGTCGGGCTACATCATCTGGCACTGACGGTCGGCAGTAAAGACACGTTGTTCGCCATCCATGAAAAACTCGCGGCTTCCGGTGTGGACATCGAATTTGCCCCGGAGCTGATCCGGGAAGGCCCGGCAATGCACATGATGTGTTATGAACCGAGCGGGATCCGGGTCGAATTTCACTGGCCTGGGATGTAATGACTTTTTCTTCGGAGAACGGTCTGCACCAAGACGATTAACGAAAGGGAGGCGATGCCTCCCTTTTTGATCTACGGGTTGATGACGCACCGAGCTTCGGTACGTTCATCATCAAAAAGACTTAAAATGCCCAGTTTGCAGAAGCCCCGAAAATTGGTTTTGCCCAATTGTCGGCGTCGGAACCTGCGATTGTCGCCCGAAGCGCCACACTTTCGCTCATATTATGGGTTGTCCCAATGGCAAGCGCAGAGGAACCGTTATAGTGCCCCATGCCGACGGAGATCACAGTATCACCTTGATAGCGCGGGGTGATCATTGAGCCGACCGCCGTCGACGCAGCAATGGCGCCATCTAAGCGTTTGACTTCACTGTAGAGGTCCTGGACCTGAAACTCAATTTTCCGGATACGCTTGGTGTTATCGCTGATACGTGCATCGTGATCGGCTGTAGTTTCGTATAACGCATTGATATCTGAGACGTTGTTGGCAATTTCAGTCGATGCCGCTGTAATCTGTTGCTCCAACTGCTGATCTGCAGTTTTACGTTCATTGCTTTCTGATGTGATTGCAGTGTTATTTGCAGCGATTTCACTGTTTGCTGTTGCGATAGCATCGGTGTTGGCTTTGATTACAGTGTTTGCGGCCGTAATCGCATCAGCGTTGGTGCTGATTTTATCGGTGTTGGCATTGATCGCAGTGTTTGCCGTCGTGATGGCATCGGTATTCGCGCTGATTGCAGTGTTCGCCGTTGTGATGGCATCGGTATTCGCGCTGATTGCGGTGTTTGCAGCCGTAATCGCATGAGCATTGGTGCTGATTTTATTGGTGTTGGCACTGATCACAGTGTTCGCTGTCGTGATGGCATCGGTGTTGGTACTGATTGCCGTGTTTGTAGCCGTAATCGCATCAGCGTTGGTGCTGATTTTATTGGTGTTGGCACTGATCGCAATGTTTGCCGTCGTGATGGCACCGGAGTTGGCTTTGATTGCCGTGTTGGCAGCCGTAATCGCATCAGCGTTGGTACTGATTGCGGTGTTTGCAGCCGTAATCGCATGAGCGTTGGTACTGATTTTATCGGTGTTGGCACTGATCGCCGTGTTTGCCGTCGTGATGGCATCGGTATTCGCGCTGATTGCCGTGTTCGCCGTCGTGATGGCATCAGCGTTGGTGCTGATTTTATCGGTGTTGGCACTGATCGCAATGTTTGCCGTCGTGATGGCATCGGTATTCGCGCTGATTGCAGCGTTAGCCGTTGTGATGGCATTGGTGTTGGCGTTGATTGTAGTGTTCGCCGTCGTGATGGCATTGGTATTGGCGCTGATTGTAGTGTTCGCCGTCGTGATGGCATTGGTATTGGCGTTAATGGTGTTGGTAGCAGAATAAATGGCGTTCGTGTTCTGATTTACCGATGTTTTTGTCTGGTTAACAGTCGTGCTTAGCGAGGAAATTCTATTTTGGTTTTACTTGGCTTTTGATTGTGCCATCCCGACACCGCCGGTGAGTTTTTGGATCTGTGTTTCTGAAGAGGCATTCTTCATTTCATCCTGCGTGTAAATAAAGTAAGTATTCGCTTCACCTTCATAGTTCCCTCCAGAGGTGTTCACCTCTCCCCATCCGCGGTTATCATCCGTAAATCCGTCGTAGTGGCCTGCCATGGCAGGGAGAGTAAATACCGAAGCGATGAGTGAAGCTACAACTGTCTTTTTCACAAGTGAACCTTGATACTGTTTGATATATGAGAAAGTAAAATGCCAATAAGAATTTAAAATGCGTCAATTCTTATTGCATCCAATGGCTAGGACGCCAAAATCTCTGAAGACCATTCTTAACGATGATGGTTTAGAGTAAATGCTTTATTTTTCGGGGCGGAATTTTAATTAACAAAGTAGTTAATTGCAACTATTTCAACTTTGAGTTTGTTGGCTTAATTGTTTCAAGCTTTGTAATTTGCATTAGTGACTTTGGTTGTTTTTTGGTCTGTGCATTTAGCGGATAGCTTCGTATGGTCCGAAGAGATGGAAGTTGGGGGGAATGGAGAGGAAACAAACTGCCGGGGAAGTGAAGCCTGGCTGTA harbors:
- a CDS encoding HPP family protein is translated as MQKLKGGGALPPKPKMIHMMKGLVGGFLGILTLSYLGQSTGMPWLMAPFGATCVILFAAPASPLAQPRNVIVGHMLTSAVGLVFLYGFGDSIIVMSLAVGVAIMLMQFFRAVHPPAGANPVAIILAGQGVIGFDYLITPVLIGSVTLVVIASVINNYGEEGNWPIYWHGLSRQKDGA
- a CDS encoding VOC family protein, producing MQSPVTQGVHHVGLTVSRLEESAQFFTSLLGWKEVKRREDYPAIFVSDGAIMLTLWAAKTETPVRFDRKENVGLHHLALTVGSKDTLFAIHEKLAASGVDIEFAPELIREGPAMHMMCYEPSGIRVEFHWPGM
- a CDS encoding TetR/AcrR family transcriptional regulator, whose protein sequence is MSKKTHILDVAEQLFNELGYTAVGVDLIRDRAEVSKTSMYRHFGSKHKLIEAVLMRRHQRFEEALKGQVAAANDSLGRLDAILDWHFDWFKASHFKGCMFMHALAEFKGHDQTLADQALSHKAWLKSLVLTVFEAGETETAVRAESLMTFLEGMIVRAEFGDISGQEIVYRQGARALAFGDL
- a CDS encoding MerR family transcriptional regulator, yielding MYQISELAAKVGLSRTAILYYEKQGLISGHRLENGYRVYSDNDLQRVRLIQRLQAGGLTLQECKVCLEAKVDKQLLRNRLKALDEEIARKQQSRLLLTAMLGEGDLKAWHQSLETVAPDAHLDWLIKQGFSEKEALRLRWLSKDMNEHDLYMADFMKVFETLERWGPGSEEDTRKALSLVPKAPRTILEVGCGKGLATTVLVEQSEAKITVIDNEQSALNQVIQRFKPEVISDRLETICASMTDLPFSNKSFDLIWAEGCAYIMGIEKALAEWKPVLREQGYLVISDMVWRTQTPSSEPIAFWKQAYPDIQCVQTRLKQMEKAGYQVIEHFPQSETARLNYYTPLSERVAELEPSMPSSAALKDIKHEVNVCTQFAEEFGYHMFILMKA
- a CDS encoding YadA-like family protein; amino-acid sequence: MISANTNKISTNAHAITAANTAISANTDAITTANTAISANTDAITTANTAINANTDKISTNADAITAANTVIKANTDAIATANSEIAANNTAITSESNERKTADQQLEQQITAASTEIANNVSDINALYETTADHDARISDNTKRIRKIEFQVQDLYSEVKRLDGAIAASTAVGSMITPRYQGDTVISVGMGHYNGSSALAIGTTHNMSESVALRATIAGSDADNWAKPIFGASANWAF
- a CDS encoding MarR family winged helix-turn-helix transcriptional regulator, producing MTQSELAARCQTANYTTTRVLDTLEKLALVERRKHPTSRRAYQIFLTEQGRALEAEATALAKACNHEFLSALSEAERDLLK
- a CDS encoding methyl-accepting chemotaxis protein → MKKIILLVVSAMFAIAAIASITSTSYISHHEIDSIILKRSQAQAELLAKHVEYVLETSAQPQADLQALVQSLKQRGDISYAVVIDKNIQAIAHSDTQKLNKVYDDSYTVAGAGSGKAQHLKWYADVQQVWVYDIMTPVYVNGALYGSFDVGIPITEVSDAAEEIVVAQLSAIVAIFLLCAAVLVWVLGRLFKPLVGLQHALVDISRGDGDLTVRLPVDGKDEIAQISESFNIFVAKIDGIVSQVVKTGQDLGHSAAELRHQSVQALSRGQDQSEQTLLVVTSMNEMIATINEISQNAAGAAESAGHANDETQAGRTTLQGATHTMTDLAGEMDQMSGVVTNLAQRTQSIGSILEVIRGISDQTNLLALNAAIEAARAGEAGRGFSVVADEVRNLATKTASSTDEIQTMIDQLQLEAGKAVNAMDSSKALTAAGTEATEQAFAALEAITAQVRMILDMNTQVATATEEQSSVANEINQNMDTVNNSVKAGLDASHKLEQTSQHLDDLARALDRHVGSFKVSH